The following proteins come from a genomic window of Streptomyces sp. Sge12:
- a CDS encoding YihY/virulence factor BrkB family protein — translation MGTARRVPPRHSVHGDELSGDEAWTALRRYGSWRLARDSFVRFRYADGFSHARALALQTVLCLVPLAIAAVGLSSVLHTEDAGRVIELTIRGLTPSGPGQAMVDDVLSGSRRRAGDGGQLALWLGLLFAVSNVTTALCQVERGANRIYGNERDRPFLAKYARGLAMAALAGFPLGLSFVLTVLGADLTRALAEVYELAPGTVRAWEILRWPVGVLLAVLATSAIFRLSPRRRQPGYTWLAFGAVVYLALWNLATWGLSLYVGASGSFTSVYGPLSAIVSLLLWSYLTSMALFLGLSFAAQLEAVRAGVREPVLPDPGV, via the coding sequence ATGGGAACAGCCCGACGCGTACCGCCGCGCCACAGCGTGCACGGTGACGAACTCTCCGGTGACGAGGCGTGGACCGCGCTGCGCCGCTACGGAAGCTGGCGCCTGGCCCGCGACTCCTTCGTCCGCTTCCGCTACGCCGACGGGTTCAGCCACGCCCGCGCACTCGCGCTGCAGACCGTCCTGTGCCTGGTCCCGCTCGCCATCGCCGCCGTCGGCCTGTCCAGTGTCCTGCACACCGAGGACGCCGGCCGGGTGATCGAGCTGACCATCCGCGGCCTCACCCCCAGCGGCCCCGGCCAGGCCATGGTGGACGACGTGCTCAGCGGCAGCCGCCGCCGGGCCGGCGACGGCGGCCAACTCGCCCTCTGGCTGGGCCTGCTGTTCGCCGTTTCCAACGTCACCACGGCCCTCTGCCAGGTCGAGCGCGGCGCCAACCGCATATACGGCAACGAACGCGACCGGCCGTTCCTCGCCAAGTACGCCCGCGGCCTGGCGATGGCGGCCCTCGCCGGCTTCCCGCTCGGCCTCAGCTTCGTCCTCACCGTGCTCGGCGCCGACCTCACCCGCGCCCTCGCCGAGGTGTACGAGCTGGCCCCCGGCACCGTGCGGGCCTGGGAGATCCTGCGCTGGCCCGTGGGCGTCCTGCTGGCCGTCCTCGCCACCAGCGCGATCTTCCGGCTCTCCCCGCGGCGCCGGCAACCCGGCTACACGTGGCTGGCCTTCGGCGCCGTCGTGTACCTGGCACTGTGGAACCTCGCCACCTGGGGCCTCAGCCTGTACGTCGGCGCCAGCGGCTCGTTCACCAGCGTCTACGGGCCGCTCAGCGCGATCGTGTCCCTGCTGCTGTGGTCGTACCTCACCTCGATGGCCCTGTTCCTCGGACTGTCCTTCGCCGCCCAGCTGGAAGCCGTACGCGCCGGGGTCCGCGAGCCGGTGCTCCCCGACCCCGGCGTCTGA
- a CDS encoding esterase/lipase family protein, which produces MHAYLLRLVPAVAVALAVCAAPAAARPLAAPHAPAEPDPVVFVHGWNSNGSVWNTFAERLRADGRPADHLYRWTYPTSQSNATTASQLASAVDGVLAATGAAKVDLVTHSMGALPSRYYLKNLGGDAKVDAWVSLAGPNHGTDTAHLCGQASCVEMRPGSAFLHALNAVDETPGSTRYATWWSPCDLLINPDSTVALSGAVNTRTPCLLHSAFLTDAGVYAQVRDHIG; this is translated from the coding sequence ATGCACGCGTACCTGCTCCGCCTCGTCCCGGCCGTGGCCGTGGCCCTGGCCGTCTGCGCGGCCCCGGCCGCCGCCCGTCCCCTCGCGGCCCCCCATGCACCTGCCGAACCCGACCCCGTGGTCTTCGTACACGGCTGGAACAGCAACGGTTCGGTCTGGAACACCTTCGCCGAGCGGCTCCGGGCGGACGGCCGCCCCGCCGACCACCTCTACCGGTGGACGTACCCCACCTCCCAGTCCAACGCCACGACCGCCTCGCAACTCGCCTCCGCCGTCGACGGCGTCCTGGCGGCGACCGGAGCGGCCAAGGTGGACCTCGTCACCCACTCCATGGGCGCCCTGCCGTCGCGCTACTACCTCAAGAACCTCGGCGGCGACGCCAAGGTCGACGCATGGGTCTCCTTGGCGGGCCCCAACCACGGCACGGACACCGCCCACCTCTGCGGGCAGGCCTCGTGCGTCGAGATGCGCCCCGGCTCCGCCTTCCTCCACGCACTCAACGCGGTCGACGAAACGCCCGGCTCCACGCGCTACGCCACCTGGTGGTCCCCCTGCGACCTGCTCATCAACCCCGACAGCACGGTGGCCCTCTCCGGCGCGGTGAACACCCGGACCCCGTGCCTGCTGCATTCCGCCTTCCTCACCGATGCAGGGGTCTACGCGCAGGTACGGGACCACATCGGCTGA
- a CDS encoding restriction endonuclease encodes MGRDVVLAVGLVGICLGGAVVFVRTAASTTGGGIPVTPIAIVLVLVAGAALMRWCVTARPDRSPVRGPALLGPPDPYAVAAQPVGLPEAAVVHEVGADALDHSAVDADGFEHAVAALCARDGCPQVEVVGGAGDLGADVIATTADGLRVVIQCKHYGEGNRVGSQDLQRFGGTCFAVHEADVAVVVTTSAFTAPAAEYAAACDIVCIDGDDLAAWTESRTPPPWEGATAARTAAAQDVAGAGTS; translated from the coding sequence GTGGGACGTGACGTCGTGCTGGCGGTGGGGTTGGTGGGGATCTGCCTCGGCGGGGCGGTGGTCTTCGTCCGAACGGCCGCTTCCACGACCGGCGGTGGGATACCCGTGACGCCGATCGCCATCGTGCTCGTCCTGGTGGCCGGAGCGGCGCTCATGCGGTGGTGCGTCACGGCGCGCCCGGACCGCTCGCCCGTACGCGGGCCGGCCCTGCTCGGCCCGCCGGACCCGTACGCGGTCGCCGCACAGCCCGTCGGACTCCCGGAGGCTGCGGTGGTGCACGAGGTGGGAGCCGACGCACTGGACCACTCCGCGGTGGACGCCGACGGTTTTGAACACGCGGTGGCCGCGCTGTGTGCGCGGGACGGCTGCCCCCAGGTGGAAGTGGTGGGCGGCGCGGGCGACTTGGGAGCGGATGTCATTGCCACCACGGCGGACGGCCTGCGCGTGGTCATCCAGTGCAAGCACTACGGCGAGGGCAACCGGGTCGGCTCGCAGGATCTCCAGCGCTTCGGCGGGACCTGCTTCGCCGTCCACGAGGCCGACGTGGCCGTCGTCGTGACCACCAGCGCCTTCACCGCACCGGCCGCGGAGTACGCCGCCGCCTGCGACATCGTCTGCATCGACGGCGACGACCTGGCCGCGTGGACCGAGTCGCGGACACCGCCTCCGTGGGAAGGTGCCACCGCGGCGCGGACCGCGGCCGCGCAGGACGTGGCCGGCGCCGGCACCTCGTAG
- a CDS encoding terpene synthase family protein, whose product MTASPRPSLLGPLLPPFYCPLPRDLVHPEAKQVEARAVEWLDAFGLYPDPVERAWGLATHSADFSCRIVPDGNVEAVLLFTQWNYWANAVDDWQDSGSEEVGTAAVIEHGARLLRTIEDPGASVLPAGTMTAALTDLVSRTHAMLSPHELRRFAEGTRDWLLGAAWRAARAEARTMPGLNDFVAMGPLANGTRFSLTWSDVARGVRLPADVLYSPALTALTDAAGFIVSADNDLFSYDKDDHLEPREVNLVNVLAHQEDCSPAEAVPLAVALRDRVMVLFLRLRAQLEDGADEELHSHLAALGHYVAGSIGWQTRAPRYASPRNRYELPRADAVFAIRFADAPSVTGTGAPDLPALASWWRLVRG is encoded by the coding sequence ATGACCGCGTCGCCGCGCCCCTCCCTCCTCGGTCCGCTCCTGCCGCCCTTCTACTGCCCCCTCCCCCGCGACCTCGTCCACCCCGAGGCGAAGCAGGTGGAGGCCCGGGCCGTCGAGTGGCTGGACGCCTTCGGCCTGTACCCCGATCCCGTCGAGCGCGCGTGGGGTCTGGCCACCCACAGCGCCGACTTCTCCTGTCGCATCGTCCCCGACGGGAACGTGGAGGCCGTCCTCCTGTTCACCCAGTGGAACTACTGGGCCAACGCCGTCGACGACTGGCAGGACTCCGGTTCCGAGGAGGTGGGAACGGCCGCCGTGATCGAGCACGGGGCACGGCTGCTGCGGACCATCGAGGACCCGGGAGCGTCCGTACTGCCCGCGGGCACGATGACCGCGGCGCTGACGGACCTGGTGAGCCGTACGCACGCCATGCTCTCGCCCCACGAGCTCCGCAGGTTCGCCGAGGGGACACGGGACTGGCTGCTCGGTGCGGCCTGGCGGGCCGCCCGGGCCGAGGCCCGGACCATGCCGGGCCTGAACGACTTCGTCGCCATGGGGCCGCTCGCGAACGGTACGCGGTTCTCACTGACCTGGTCGGACGTCGCGCGCGGGGTCCGGCTGCCGGCGGACGTCCTGTACTCCCCCGCCCTGACGGCGCTGACGGACGCGGCCGGCTTCATCGTCAGCGCGGACAACGACCTGTTCTCCTACGACAAGGACGACCACCTGGAGCCGCGCGAGGTGAATCTCGTCAACGTCCTGGCCCATCAGGAGGACTGCTCACCGGCCGAGGCGGTGCCGCTCGCGGTGGCGCTGCGCGACCGGGTGATGGTCCTCTTCCTCCGGCTGCGGGCGCAGCTGGAGGACGGCGCCGACGAGGAACTGCACAGCCATCTGGCGGCGTTGGGGCACTACGTGGCCGGCTCCATCGGGTGGCAGACCCGCGCGCCCCGGTACGCCAGTCCGCGCAACCGGTACGAACTGCCGCGGGCGGACGCGGTGTTCGCGATCCGGTTCGCCGACGCGCCCAGCGTCACGGGAACCGGAGCGCCGGACCTGCCGGCGCTCGCGTCCTGGTGGCGGCTGGTCCGCGGCTGA
- a CDS encoding Dps family protein, which translates to MSVVKNALPEADLKVVGEALQGALVDLVDLSLVAKQVHWNVVGPRFRSVHLQLDEVVTTARTHSDVVAERASALGITPDGRAATVASATAITGVPEGWIKDAEAVRILVEALSTVITRMRERIRSTDEPDPVTQDLLIALTGELEKHHWMFAAEHA; encoded by the coding sequence GTGTCCGTCGTCAAGAACGCCCTCCCGGAAGCCGACCTCAAGGTCGTCGGTGAAGCGCTGCAGGGCGCTCTGGTGGACCTGGTCGACCTCTCGCTCGTGGCCAAGCAGGTGCACTGGAACGTCGTGGGACCCCGCTTCCGGTCCGTGCACCTCCAGCTCGACGAGGTCGTCACCACGGCGCGCACCCACTCGGACGTGGTCGCCGAACGGGCCTCCGCCCTCGGGATCACCCCGGACGGCCGGGCCGCGACGGTGGCCTCGGCCACCGCGATCACCGGCGTGCCGGAGGGGTGGATCAAGGACGCCGAGGCCGTCCGCATCCTCGTCGAGGCCCTCAGCACCGTGATCACCCGCATGCGCGAGCGCATCCGGTCCACGGACGAGCCGGACCCGGTCACCCAGGACCTCCTGATCGCCCTGACCGGCGAACTGGAGAAGCACCACTGGATGTTCGCGGCCGAGCACGCCTGA
- a CDS encoding diacylglycerol kinase family protein, protein MKRRRGPAARGARPLLLLLLPVQAALMIGVGRLVTGPAAHHWPLEAEDGAPRALAEHRDAPVLTAVSEWLSALGSTQVVVGLTIVALLALLGLPRIGLLGLPRTALRREALFLAVAVAAQSAVFVLVTAFVERPRPDLPRLDAAPPTSSFPSGHVGASLALYGGLAVIAALRLRGPWRPAVTAALLLVPPAVGLARVYRGMHFPSDVAGGLLNGAATLLIVSAVFLHGHRSAPRPDRGRLPDGPHLPAPAPAPAADSPGGRTVLVVRHPFGCPDDLAERLRTVLDGHGHTHREQRWIRTTAERPAGALAEELAARRPALVVACGGDGTLRACAEVLAGTGIPLAVVPCGTGNLLARNLGLPLDPEAALEASLAGDSHPIDVGRVRGDGLAPTRFTVMAGIGFDAAMVKDASPRLKSRLGWAAYVLSALRHLRDPSVRLTIRMDGVRPRRRRARMVVIGNVGTLQGGLPLLPGARPDSGHLDVVLFDPRGPGGWLAAAAHLLSRVMRRHPTTPAGAAGTEAGGALEYFTATRVDVRCARPQPRELDGDPAADGTRLTAWVEPGALRVQLPRTTAVREGEEEEQHGNSPTRTAAPQRAR, encoded by the coding sequence ATGAAGAGAAGACGCGGCCCCGCCGCTCGCGGGGCCCGGCCGCTGCTGCTCCTGCTCCTGCCCGTCCAGGCGGCCCTGATGATCGGCGTGGGCCGGCTGGTCACCGGGCCGGCCGCGCACCACTGGCCGCTCGAGGCGGAGGACGGGGCCCCGCGCGCCCTGGCGGAACACCGCGATGCGCCCGTCCTCACCGCCGTGTCCGAGTGGCTCTCCGCGCTCGGGAGCACGCAGGTCGTCGTCGGCCTGACCATCGTCGCGCTGCTCGCCCTGCTCGGGCTTCCCCGGATCGGGCTGCTCGGGCTCCCCCGGACCGCGCTGCGCCGCGAGGCGCTCTTCCTCGCCGTCGCGGTCGCCGCGCAGTCGGCGGTGTTCGTACTGGTCACGGCGTTCGTGGAACGGCCGCGCCCGGACCTGCCCCGGCTCGACGCCGCCCCGCCCACCTCCAGCTTCCCCTCCGGCCACGTCGGAGCCTCGTTGGCGCTCTACGGAGGACTCGCCGTCATCGCGGCCCTGCGACTGCGCGGCCCCTGGCGCCCCGCCGTGACGGCCGCCCTCCTGCTGGTACCGCCCGCGGTCGGCCTGGCCCGGGTCTACCGCGGCATGCACTTTCCCAGCGACGTCGCCGGCGGCCTCCTCAACGGCGCAGCCACCCTCCTGATCGTGTCGGCGGTCTTCCTCCACGGCCACCGCTCCGCGCCGCGGCCGGACCGGGGCCGCCTTCCCGACGGCCCCCACCTGCCCGCCCCCGCCCCGGCGCCGGCCGCCGATTCCCCCGGCGGGCGGACGGTGCTCGTCGTGCGGCACCCGTTCGGCTGCCCGGACGACCTCGCCGAGCGGCTGCGCACCGTGCTCGACGGCCACGGCCACACCCACCGCGAGCAGCGCTGGATCCGCACCACCGCCGAGCGGCCCGCGGGCGCCCTCGCCGAGGAGCTCGCCGCGCGCCGCCCCGCCCTGGTGGTGGCCTGCGGCGGCGACGGCACCCTGCGCGCCTGCGCCGAGGTGCTGGCCGGCACCGGGATCCCGCTGGCCGTGGTGCCCTGCGGCACCGGCAACCTCCTCGCCCGCAACCTGGGCCTCCCGCTGGACCCGGAAGCCGCCCTCGAAGCGTCCCTGGCCGGCGACAGCCACCCGATCGACGTCGGCCGGGTCCGGGGCGACGGCCTCGCGCCCACCCGGTTCACCGTCATGGCCGGCATCGGGTTCGACGCCGCGATGGTCAAGGACGCCTCACCCCGCCTCAAGTCCCGGCTGGGCTGGGCTGCGTACGTCCTGTCGGCCCTGCGCCACCTGCGCGATCCGAGCGTACGGCTGACGATCCGCATGGACGGGGTCCGTCCGCGGCGGCGCCGGGCCCGCATGGTCGTCATCGGGAACGTGGGCACCCTCCAGGGCGGGCTGCCGCTGCTGCCGGGCGCCCGGCCCGACAGCGGACACCTGGACGTGGTGCTGTTCGACCCCCGCGGCCCGGGCGGATGGCTCGCGGCCGCCGCACACCTCCTCTCCCGCGTCATGCGCCGCCACCCGACCACCCCGGCCGGCGCCGCGGGAACGGAGGCCGGGGGAGCACTGGAGTACTTCACCGCCACCCGCGTCGACGTCCGCTGCGCCCGACCCCAGCCCCGCGAACTCGACGGGGACCCGGCCGCCGACGGCACCCGCCTCACCGCCTGGGTGGAACCGGGCGCACTGCGCGTCCAGCTGCCCCGGACCACCGCCGTACGAGAGGGAGAGGAGGAGGAACAGCATGGGAACAGCCCGACGCGTACCGCCGCGCCACAGCGTGCACGGTGA
- a CDS encoding SAM-dependent methyltransferase has protein sequence MRVTPPVSSLGSDQGSAADDPVRLYYSRKTKEILQKYGPGPRVHFHVGLYPDGPPDTTVPQHTLKQRLLDAQERIVEHAARSWGAYEQPPRRLLDIGCGLGGTSLYWAQEHGASVTSLTVAREHVPIVRQFARLAGVDEQVDPRLADVHQLDETRAYDAVYANESSGYTDRTRLFEVVAKALVPGGWFGIQEHFVGPSDWREFIDGYYRTRLGRRGEYLAAAEAAGFELVQDEDVTDAVTEFWVQSMAWNTAELDRLRTGAGGAPGAWTGERLEQSTIAHSRFFRLWRDHAVQTRLLRFRMGGGR, from the coding sequence ATGCGCGTGACACCTCCCGTATCGTCCTTAGGCAGCGACCAGGGCTCGGCCGCGGACGATCCCGTACGGCTCTACTACAGCCGCAAGACCAAGGAAATACTCCAGAAGTACGGCCCGGGGCCCCGCGTCCACTTCCACGTGGGGCTGTATCCCGACGGGCCACCGGACACCACGGTCCCCCAACACACCCTCAAGCAGCGCCTGCTCGACGCACAGGAGCGGATAGTCGAGCACGCGGCCCGGTCCTGGGGCGCGTACGAGCAGCCTCCGCGGCGGCTGCTGGACATCGGCTGCGGCCTTGGCGGCACCTCGCTCTACTGGGCGCAGGAGCACGGGGCATCGGTCACCAGCCTCACTGTCGCCCGCGAACACGTGCCGATCGTGCGGCAGTTCGCCCGTCTCGCCGGGGTCGACGAACAGGTGGATCCGCGCCTGGCGGATGTGCACCAGCTCGACGAGACCCGGGCGTACGACGCCGTCTACGCCAACGAGAGCAGCGGGTACACCGACCGGACCCGCCTCTTCGAGGTCGTGGCCAAGGCACTGGTGCCTGGTGGGTGGTTCGGGATCCAGGAGCACTTCGTCGGCCCGTCCGACTGGCGCGAGTTCATCGACGGCTACTACAGAACCCGGCTCGGACGCCGCGGGGAGTACCTGGCCGCGGCCGAGGCGGCCGGCTTCGAACTGGTGCAGGACGAGGACGTGACGGACGCGGTGACGGAGTTCTGGGTGCAGTCCATGGCGTGGAACACCGCCGAACTCGACCGGCTCCGAACGGGCGCCGGCGGTGCCCCCGGGGCGTGGACCGGCGAACGGCTCGAACAGTCGACGATCGCGCACAGCAGGTTCTTCCGCCTCTGGCGCGACCACGCGGTGCAGACCCGGCTGCTGCGCTTCCGGATGGGAGGCGGCAGATGA
- a CDS encoding phosphatase PAP2 family protein: protein MAPPTGSSPRRAALRDRLRRPLRHAQRHLPARYGGPDATFAARLLLTTAATAVVSVPFAVALVLVESGWPPLLRLDRATAERLHATALEHPGWVRVLDVLTGVVWDPVTLRLLVALLVVWLAVRGARRLAVWAAVTAAGGALIGYLAKIAVERARPHLPDPVAHAPGYSFPSGHAMTAFTSCAVLLLVLLPLVPRAWRPLPWALAVLTVVGVSYTRVALGVHWVSDVVGGWLLGLATVTATTLVFEAWRADTGRPRAAVTDGLEPELTDPDPEAVPPAGAPTRHR from the coding sequence ATGGCACCACCCACCGGAAGCTCCCCCCGCCGCGCGGCCCTGCGCGACCGGCTGCGCCGCCCGCTGCGGCACGCGCAGCGACACCTGCCGGCGCGGTACGGCGGCCCCGACGCCACCTTCGCCGCCCGGCTGCTCCTCACCACGGCCGCCACCGCCGTGGTGTCCGTCCCCTTCGCCGTCGCCCTGGTCCTCGTCGAGTCCGGGTGGCCGCCCCTGCTCCGCCTGGACCGGGCCACGGCCGAACGGCTGCACGCCACGGCCCTGGAACACCCCGGCTGGGTGCGCGTCCTCGACGTCCTCACCGGGGTGGTGTGGGACCCGGTGACCCTGCGCCTCCTGGTGGCCCTGCTGGTCGTCTGGCTGGCCGTGCGCGGGGCCCGGCGGCTGGCGGTCTGGGCCGCCGTCACGGCGGCCGGCGGCGCCCTGATCGGCTACCTCGCCAAGATCGCCGTCGAGCGGGCCCGGCCCCACCTGCCCGACCCGGTCGCCCACGCGCCCGGCTACTCCTTCCCCTCCGGGCACGCCATGACGGCCTTCACGTCCTGCGCGGTGCTGCTCCTGGTCCTGCTGCCGCTCGTCCCGCGCGCCTGGCGCCCGCTGCCCTGGGCGCTGGCCGTGCTCACCGTGGTGGGCGTCAGCTACACCCGGGTGGCGCTGGGCGTGCACTGGGTCAGCGACGTCGTCGGCGGCTGGCTCCTGGGGCTGGCCACGGTCACCGCGACGACCCTGGTCTTCGAGGCCTGGCGGGCGGACACCGGACGGCCCCGGGCCGCCGTCACCGACGGCCTGGAACCCGAGCTCACCGACCCCGACCCCGAGGCCGTGCCTCCGGCCGGGGCACCCACCCGCCACCGATGA
- the rph gene encoding rifamycin-inactivating phosphotransferase, with amino-acid sequence MNQQYVWDLQDVDATQVALVGGKGAHLGALSRIEGVRVPGGFCVTTEAFRRVVAQAPPVDGLLDRLSRVDADDREAIRTLSAQIRRAVEEIAVPDDLAAAITGALARSGERAAYAVRSSATAEDLPTASFAGQQDTYLNVIGPAAVLRHISRCWASLFTERAVIYRRRNGIDDRSVHMAVVVQQMAFPHASGILFTADPVTGNRKVATVDAGFGLGEALVSGLVNPDVFAVRDGEVVTRAIAAKQRAVTALPAGGTREVAIDAQQQEQPALTDAQVVRLVELGRRIEAHFGSPQDIEWCLVDDGFRIVQSRPITTLFPVPESGDRENHVYVSVGHGQMMTDPMKPLGFSMWQLTAMVPMHEAGGRLFVDVTARLASPASRAGLLDALGKGDPLVRDALETVLDRGDFVPSLPETAPAGPPPGGAPAPIETDPAVVTALIERSRVSIAALERDIRTKSGPELFDFLLEAFEEHKRVLSDPLSIQAIMAGMEATWWLNDKLQEWLGEKNAADTLTLSAPDNITSEMGLALLDVADVIRPLPEVVAHLRGVQDDGFLDGLAKLPGGAEARDAIEAYLDRYGMRCVGEIDITRPRWRERPSTLVPVILDNVRNFGPGAAERRFEEGRLRAQQKEQEVLSRLRALPDGDRKADETRRMIDRVRTFIGYREYPKYGIISRYSVYKQALMEEAGRLVRAGVITEPEDVFHLTFQELHEVVRANRLEDRALLAQRKEAFRAYHALTPPRVLTSDGEALTGAYRRDDVPAGALVGVPVSAGTVEGRARVVLDMAEADLEAGDILVTAFTDPSWSPLFVGIAGLVTEVGGLMTHGAVIAREYGLPAVVGVERATRLIRDGQRIRVHGTDGYVEILP; translated from the coding sequence GTGAACCAGCAGTACGTGTGGGACCTTCAGGACGTGGACGCGACGCAGGTCGCGCTCGTCGGCGGCAAGGGCGCGCACCTGGGCGCGCTGTCGCGGATCGAAGGCGTCCGCGTGCCGGGGGGATTCTGCGTGACGACGGAGGCCTTCCGGCGGGTCGTCGCGCAAGCACCGCCGGTCGACGGTCTGCTCGATCGTCTGTCGCGCGTGGACGCGGACGACCGGGAGGCGATCCGCACCCTCAGCGCGCAGATCCGCCGCGCCGTCGAAGAGATCGCCGTCCCGGACGATCTCGCGGCGGCGATCACCGGCGCACTCGCCCGGTCCGGCGAGCGGGCCGCCTATGCGGTCCGGTCCAGCGCGACGGCGGAGGACCTGCCGACGGCCTCCTTCGCCGGCCAGCAGGACACGTATCTGAACGTCATCGGGCCGGCGGCGGTCCTCCGGCACATCAGCCGGTGCTGGGCCTCCCTCTTCACCGAGCGCGCCGTGATCTACCGACGGCGCAACGGCATCGACGACCGCAGCGTCCACATGGCCGTGGTCGTGCAGCAGATGGCCTTCCCGCACGCGTCCGGCATCCTCTTCACGGCCGACCCCGTGACGGGCAACCGGAAGGTCGCCACCGTGGACGCCGGCTTCGGCCTCGGCGAGGCGCTGGTGTCCGGCCTGGTGAACCCGGACGTCTTCGCGGTGCGGGACGGCGAGGTCGTCACCCGGGCGATCGCCGCCAAACAGCGTGCCGTGACCGCCCTGCCCGCCGGCGGTACGCGGGAAGTGGCGATCGACGCGCAGCAGCAGGAGCAGCCGGCCCTGACGGATGCGCAGGTCGTCCGGCTGGTGGAGCTCGGACGGCGGATCGAGGCGCACTTCGGCAGCCCGCAGGACATCGAGTGGTGTCTGGTGGACGACGGCTTCCGGATCGTGCAGAGCCGGCCGATCACGACGCTGTTCCCCGTCCCGGAGAGCGGCGACCGTGAGAACCACGTCTACGTGTCCGTCGGCCACGGGCAGATGATGACCGACCCCATGAAGCCGCTGGGGTTCTCCATGTGGCAGCTGACGGCCATGGTGCCGATGCACGAGGCCGGCGGAAGGCTGTTCGTGGACGTCACGGCGCGGCTGGCCTCGCCCGCGAGCCGTGCCGGCCTCCTGGACGCCCTGGGGAAGGGCGATCCGCTGGTCAGGGACGCTCTGGAGACCGTCCTCGACCGCGGGGACTTCGTCCCGTCGCTCCCGGAGACGGCTCCCGCCGGGCCGCCGCCCGGGGGTGCGCCCGCCCCGATCGAGACCGATCCGGCCGTCGTCACGGCGCTGATCGAGCGCAGCCGGGTGTCCATCGCCGCCCTGGAGCGCGACATCCGGACGAAGAGCGGACCGGAGCTGTTCGACTTCCTGCTGGAGGCCTTCGAGGAGCACAAGCGGGTGCTCAGCGATCCGCTGAGCATTCAGGCGATCATGGCGGGCATGGAGGCCACCTGGTGGCTGAACGACAAGCTGCAGGAGTGGCTGGGCGAGAAGAACGCGGCCGACACGCTGACGCTGTCCGCACCCGACAACATCACGTCGGAGATGGGGCTGGCCCTGCTCGACGTCGCGGACGTCATCCGCCCGCTGCCGGAGGTGGTGGCCCACCTCCGGGGCGTGCAGGACGACGGCTTCCTGGACGGGCTGGCGAAGCTCCCGGGCGGGGCCGAGGCGCGCGACGCCATCGAGGCCTACCTCGACCGGTACGGCATGCGCTGCGTCGGCGAGATCGACATCACCAGGCCGCGTTGGCGCGAGCGCCCGAGCACGCTGGTGCCCGTGATCCTCGACAACGTGCGGAACTTCGGGCCGGGCGCCGCCGAGCGGCGCTTCGAGGAGGGGCGGCTGAGGGCGCAGCAGAAGGAACAGGAGGTGCTGTCCCGCTTGCGCGCCCTGCCGGACGGGGACCGCAAGGCCGACGAGACCCGGCGGATGATCGACCGGGTCCGCACCTTCATCGGATACCGGGAGTACCCGAAGTACGGCATCATCAGCCGCTACTCCGTCTACAAGCAGGCTCTGATGGAGGAGGCCGGGCGCCTCGTCCGGGCGGGCGTGATCACCGAACCCGAGGACGTCTTCCACCTCACCTTCCAGGAACTCCACGAGGTCGTGCGCGCCAACCGGCTGGAGGACCGGGCGCTCCTCGCGCAGCGCAAGGAGGCGTTCCGGGCGTACCACGCTCTCACCCCGCCCCGGGTGCTCACCTCGGACGGCGAGGCCCTCACCGGGGCGTACCGGCGCGACGACGTGCCGGCCGGCGCCCTGGTCGGCGTACCGGTCTCGGCCGGGACGGTCGAGGGACGGGCCCGGGTCGTCCTCGACATGGCGGAGGCCGATCTCGAAGCGGGCGACATCCTGGTCACGGCCTTCACCGACCCCAGCTGGTCGCCGCTGTTCGTCGGGATCGCGGGTCTGGTGACCGAGGTGGGCGGCCTGATGACCCATGGCGCGGTGATCGCCCGGGAGTACGGCCTGCCGGCCGTCGTCGGCGTGGAGCGGGCCACCCGGCTGATCCGGGACGGTCAGCGGATCCGTGTGCACGGCACCGACGGGTACGTCGAGATCCTGCCCTGA